In Panicum virgatum strain AP13 chromosome 4N, P.virgatum_v5, whole genome shotgun sequence, a single window of DNA contains:
- the LOC120669258 gene encoding skin secretory protein xP2-like, with the protein MAKVGMPPSALLAPPPRPSSAALRSVFDARPRGCTVVVPLPSGVAEPEPPRGSPGGGTAPPLRFSPARRRWPASSEGLRSARSARRSGAEVPGPAQAAPPCSARPRRRAPPGGSWSGRSTWSAHAPASAMARARGGGKCAELLPWPAGLVLAAAGSCCESAPRLLGTRTRTAGTARHKGAAEGAAAAAYCAPRAGRAGR; encoded by the coding sequence ATGGCCAAGGTAGGGATGCCACCGAGCGcgctcctcgcgccgccgccacgcccctCGTCTGCAGCACTGCGGAGCGTGTTTGAtgcgcggccgcgcgggtgCACCGTCGTGGTGCCGCTCCCGTCTGGAGTTGCGGAACCAGAACCTCCCCGCGGTtcgcccggcggcggcacggctccCCCGCTCCGCTTCtccccggcgcggcggaggtggccggcgagctcagAGGGGCTGAGGTCCGCGCGATCGGCGCGGCGCAGCGGAGCGGAGGTGCCTGGCCCCGCGCAGGCGGCGCCCCCCTGctcagcgcggccgcggcgtcgggCCCCTCCTGGCGGCTCGTGGTCCGGCCGCAGCACGTGGTCCGCGCATGCTCCCGCGTCGGCCATGGCGAGAGCGAGGGGCGGCGGCAAGTGCGCCGAGCTCcttccatggccggccggcctggttcTTGCTGCAGCTGGTTCTTGCTGTGAGTCCGCGCCTAGGCTCCTGGGCACTCGCACGCGCACTGCAGGCACCGCTCGCCACAAGGGAGCTGCCGAGGGCGCCGCTGCAGCTGCGTACTGTGCGCCGCGGGCAGGCAGGGCAGggcgctga
- the LOC120670231 gene encoding phosphoglycerate mutase-like protein 4, giving the protein MSPAISASPHGENFTEMVAVRHGETEWNVSHTIQGRLDHELNETGRQQAAMVARRLSESEEAKPAAVYSSDLKRAAETAQMIAATSSVSNVVIDQALTERHMGSFQGMKREDVLKSEAYKAYSSKDERKEELPGGGESLNQLSERCVSRLNAIAEKHKGERVVVVTHEEVIQELCRHANPTTSVRRNIPNTSISIFHVSGSDGRWILEKVGDVGHLNEDSFP; this is encoded by the exons ATGTCACCTGCAATTTCAGCATCGCCACACGGCGAGAACTTCACGGAGATGGTGGCGGTGCGCCACGGAGAGACGGAGTGGAACGTCTCCCACACCATTCAG GGACGATTGGATCACGAGCTCAACGAAACTGGAAGACAGCAAGCTGCCATG GTTGCCCGTCGGCTGTCCGAGTCCGAGGAAGCCAAGCCAGCTGCAGTCTACTCCTCTGATTTGAAGCGTGCTGCCGAGACTGCACAAATGATAGCAGCAACTTCCTCTGTATCTAAC GTGGTGATTGATCAGGCACTGACAGAAAGGCACATGGGATCGTTCCAAGGAATGAAGCGTGAAGATGTCCTCAAATCAGAAGCTTACAAGGCTTACTCATCCAAagatgaaagaaaagaagaactaCCT GGTGGTGGGGAGAGTCTTAATCAGCTTTCCGAGCGCTGTGTTTCCCGCTTGAACGCGATAGCTGAGAAGCACAAGG GTGAGCGGGTGGTCGTGGTCACCCATGAAGAAGTCATACAGGAACTCTGCAGGCACGCCAATCCGACGACCTCGGTTCGCAGGAACATCCCCAACACCTCGATCAGCATTTTCCATGTCTCGGGTTCCGACGGCCGCTGGATCTTGGAGAAGGTCGGGGACGTCGGCCACCTGAACGAAGATAGCTTTCCATAA